From Zea mays cultivar B73 chromosome 3, Zm-B73-REFERENCE-NAM-5.0, whole genome shotgun sequence:
GGACATCGGCTGTAACTGCCGCCGCCCCAAGCTGTTCTCCGTCTTCTCGTCGTCGCTGTTCCGCGGCGGGGGCAAGCCCAAGTCCCCCAACGCGtcgtccacctccaccaccacggcGTTCACGGCCACCACCGCGGGCGGGCGCAGCCGCAGCGGCACGACGACGGCcacctccaccgactcctcctcctggGGCCCCGCGTCGTTCGTCGCCACCAACTCGCTGTACGAGGAGCcggtggcggcggcggtggcgccgCCGCAGGAGCGGGAGCAGCAGGAGGCGAGGCGGCGGCgtaggcagcagcagcagcgccgGCGCCGCAGCAGGCGGGCGCCGGCGCCCGCGCGCCACGGCGcggtggcggaggaggaggtggatggggaggagcaggagcaggagtacgggcggcgggtggcccgggagagcgtggcggtggcggtggattCGGCGGAGCCGTACGAGGACTTCCGCGAGTCCATGGTGCAGATGGTGGTGGAGAAGGAGATCTACGCGTGGGACGACCTCAACGACCTCCTCCACCAGTTCCTCTCCCTCAACTCGCCGCGCCACCACCCGCTCATCCTCCACGCCTTCGCCGACCTCTGGACCCGCAACGGCCTCTTCTGCCCGCCATCTCCCTGCCAGTTCTAGGCAGGGCAGGTGCAGCCGGGCAGGATGCTCGCCGTCCAATAACACGGCCGGCGGCGCCACGCCATGCACGTACCCTTGCATACTGTATGAACCACTAGATTTAGCTTTAGCTACTACTACCACCACCACCCAGAAAAAAAGGTCATTtctaccattaacgagaaggcaaAAGCAGCTCACGCGAGACCGAGATCGACGCTATTATCGGAGGTCCCCGGCCGGCGAGCTGCATCTTGCATAGTTGCATGAATTTAGTGCCAAAGGTCTTGAGCTTAATTAAGGTGAGCGCAAAGAAGGCTATGCAAGATcatttgctgctgctgctgtaacCGCCATGCCGTTGTAATGTAACGTACTAACGTGCCAATGATGTGTGCGTGTGTGGCGCCCCAACACCCGGGAGTGCAATGATACGCTGGTGTGCCCTCCCGCGAGCGTGATCCTACTGTTGTACTGGCGTGTATCGTGTGTACTGAACACTGGAGCTTTTGTTAGtgggcgtgttcggctggctgcaagccgacactgttgcagctgtttggactgctgcagctgcaatccatagagagaaaaatactgtagaagccgcagccgcagccggattgcagccgcagcaagccgcagcgaacaggCTCAGTATACGCTCGTAAcgccgctgctgctgctgctgcttttgTTGCGATTGGAGTGCTCTCACCACACTGCACCGTCCTGTGTGATCCTGTCCGTCTCCCTCCTTTCCGCGCACGTACGTGCTCTGAAGCGCGTGGTACCGTACGCCACCGGCTCCCCCCCGCTTCGTTCCGTGTGCAGCAAAAGCTGTGCGTTTTAAGCGGCAGCGGCCGTGTCGTGGACTGGCGTGTGTAAAAGCTGCGACGTGCCGCGCGCGTCCACTGTTTCGTTGCATCGAGTGTGGCGCGGCGCGTTGGCTTCATGTGTTGTGTTGCAGCACTGCTTAATTGCTGCAACCTGCAACGCTGGTCGCTGGGGGGGCATGCAGAGCGCTCTCCCTGTGAAGGGCAGCGGGGCTACGCGCCACCACGAAGCTCATAAGCTGTGCCTGTGCTCGCACTGTTCCCGGCGGACGCGAAACGGATCCGATCCACACAGCTAGCTAGCGCTGGCGTCTGCGATTCAACGTTGCTCTCGGCTGGATCTGGGTCTGGGCACAGTGTGTGGGCTTCACTGTCTTGGCGCTTGGCGCTTGGCCCGCCGCCAGCCCCAAAACTGTACTCTACAGCTACAGCGGTAGCTTGCTTTACTGTATTTTCTGACTGCTCCGTGTGTACGATGGTACGGTGACGCCGAGAGCAGCGGTCAGTTAGACGGGCTCCAGTACTGCGCGTGGCATTTGCATGGTTGCAGAGCGAAGCCATCGATGGGTTCAGTGGAGGCCGGAGCCGGACCGGggctcccccctcctcctcctcctcctcttcctcctgCGCTTTATGGCGCGGCAGTAAAACTTGAAGCTGCACTGACACGCAATTGCTCGTATTCATGGCCGTGGCCTTGCGCTCACGGACCGTGCGGCCAATCAGACGCGCCCCGGCGACGGCCAGGCGCGAACGCTTCAAATCCaagtgttgacgccttttcggagcgccaaacactcaacaagaaccgtggcggtgccctctgcacaggggcggacggtccgcgcgcaggagccggacggtccgcggcctggtgcgaggcgcggtggtgctctctgcgcaagggcggactgtccgcggcctagggccggacggtccgcggcctgatgcgCGGCTGGGgcttctgcctgacggccggacggtccgcgcgtacgcagggacggcggaagatcgccgacggcgcctggatctcgctcccgggagggaccccgtcggggagtagagatcctaggtggtgtctaggctcgggctggccgacctagactcctctaatcgacgtagagtcgaggagaggcgaagaatttggggattggatagctaaacctaaactagactagaactactcctaagataaaatgcgaaataaaagttgtattgattcgattgatgattacaaatcggccgtatacctctctatttatagaggaggggggctggaccctttacaaactaatttccgagcttatcccatgattttagctaacaaccatagcacaaaactcggaaccctaatctgttctgcgcacgcgcggaccgtccggcccacaggcgcggaccgtccggaccgcggaccgtccggcctcagggccggacagtccgccggctcattttggtgtcaaacatatgcccccctgccttttggtggagctgagcgaaccaaaagcaactaactcgatgtgatcccatcagttttcttaggcatcttgacaCTTGCTAGGATGATACGTAGTggccttagtcccgatggttgactcaacggacgtgactcttttagctttgatcgaactgtcagtcccaacacCGTCGAGCGTCATAGCGATCCTGACCAATCCGTCACCTTACTTTTCTTAATTTTCcaagtgttctggcgtagcttcgtagtcgaccaggtcttccctTTGTAGgtcatcttcctccatgggtgtcgGTACATCGTTGGTggtgtcttggtgtagtgcggatggttcggcctcaggggtcagATGGTCCGCGTCCTGTATGGTTGGTCTGGtctttatagccggactgtctgctatacctgcaaagagctgcacagctgctgttttattttctgtctttatagccgtttgattttcctcaacggcctttggtctccatctcttttgtggtggcggatactgcggatgtgtgtcattgaatattttttccgcctccttctcctgattctcctttgctctaaggcgttgtaattttcgcttttgcgatcgtgtcaatcccgatgggcaccatcggggcatggagtattttggatcggctattttattgacagtcgtactttcttttttgtttgtgttggccgattcacaaaaaatcatcggcccttcgttattttgttgtacgatgacatctgtcgttcctattttaatgacgtctccctttttcgtactgttggaggttgtagctgtatgcccccctgccggattagtcagcctttggggccgaattgttcggcaatcttgctgggcctgtgctcgtggaccagattgaggggctctcaatcggtcttgtactggaggtgtcaacctattgaatacagatgtttggggtgccccccaagcggggtactgtggcatcccaaataggtatggtggcatgccccacatttgatttgggacgtatggtggaggtatgtatgtgtatgaatatggcataggtggatatggtggtggaggtttccatgcaggtatgttaggtcttaattgaacattatgacctcccgttctttccgattggtgtggtggtccaatcggcctaacctgccgtcgcacctgggtgggtaagcgtggtccctttggtggccggtcgccggggccagccttctttttcacatatttagacaataattgatcaaaggtcgggctagattttaccaaccgaccagttgccttgaatgtgttagttttccacgtacctatttctggtcgtcgtggtttgaaggtacgtggtcgccgcagctcttcggcgttgccggaccgtccgctggaacgctccggaccgtccggtgatgttacggaccgtccgcgcctggacacctgaaagttgcctagagggggggtgaataggcaagttaaaactttttcaacaaaaactagaagcaaactgggtaaaactgaattgatctcgaaattcacccagttaactttgtaaatgagatgttctaaatgatccacagggttcaaagtagtagatttgagaagggcacttctcaaaatccacacaccaaaaagatatgaacaaatcttccacggaatggtgagagaacgaagaacacaaacacacagtgagcaagaacacaagagacacaagatttatcccgaggttcggtcacaccaccaaggtgccctacttcctcgttgaggcgcccacaaagagccgggtctctttcaaccctaatcctcccttgccgaccacaaaggtcaagcccacacactaatctttgctcaaacgagcgggtaatacaaactttcttgtggtcttccacaagatttggagactcacaagagacacctagtcgtctaggagctagaagctccaagagtaatgaatccacaaagaactcgatgtagtaccaaagctcgaatcaagaagagcaagagagatttggagatgaagcacaaaaactgcagctctcaaactcactcaaagatttctctccaaagatttgaaattggagaggcaagaggtgtgtgagagagagtgggaggtgtttctcaggttgggaatgaagttttgtgcaTGCTGTTCTGTGGGGAGAGagataggagtgagtatatatatataggtGCTCCCAAAAgttggtggccgttggggaaagttgacaaaaaccggttgaaccggtttgtaaaccggttgaaccggtttccaccaggaagaacTCGGTTCACTGATCTACTCAGCCGGAGAGTCGACCGGactcaaaaccggttgagccgggctcaaatccggttgaaccggttttcccaaaatctgcacacgactttttctgacaggactgactggcagactggcagtgacagaggggaacagtgcagaaaccggttgaaccggttttaggtccggttgaaccggtttttgaactgttgcacagattttgagaaaaccgaagtgaaaccagggtaaaatggaagttttagatcaaggattttgagctttagtaccaacaccaaccttctttttggatcccccttgatagtacgacgattcctatactcaagttaaataaaatataattaagtaaactccttgagtcattggtgtctcaagtgtgatttctccatgatgttgcttcataaggatcacaaacatctttgtctcaccttttgaagcaaacacaaatcgagcctatgacttgtgccatttcaccatatatgagttcaaatcaaggcttcaagtcaccttactgatgcatcaacatgttgtaagtcttcatagctgattagttcatcgacttagtgcaagtactctcttcttcaccttagccatggtacctcggtctacaagccgtcgcttggccttcaccttcgcttagttcctcgaagccctttccttgctatcttcaccctatcaagccattcttgagtcacatcctattgagcatccattgagagaatcatttcttcaatattgtgaaccttgcttgaatgtcatctagatataactgctaagatcaatcaagctctagtttgattctcatatattcatatatggagtaatagtaatatggtcaagccaattcacgattcctcatatcttattcactttggcttgaccaatcctcttaatcacttcaacctctattatgatcatatttatgcatagtgatttctcaggacttgtccatatattcaaaccaatatagagaccatattatatccatttgcattgtctcactggttatttgaccttgtgttgaaccttgctcACTGATCAttgtacactattcaagtatgttcatcatactgaatttcctgttcaacacttagcaaacttgttagacctttaaatgtgttgttatccaaatcaccaaaactcacaaaagggatgaatgcactttcaatctccccctttttggtgattgatgacaacacatttaaagcttacataagatttgataaatcagattttgaatcctatgatatagtttcctccccctaaatatgtgcatttcagaaaataccaattttgtactcaaatgccaaaagcacatatttgggtcaaagtatggagacaacttatatcatactattcatagtatGCAGtgcgtcataaaataaacgtgatgctcatgacatagtatgcactcatcaactttctacatcttatgtttttcttatgacttcccctttttttaattatttctcccctttttaaagtcttctaacacttagttacataagactaaaggtaagctttaatgcaaaatttctccccctttgtcataaatctccaaaaaaagatataaagaatataaagggtagaaattatgattaatcaagatttgaacacactatcatgaaaagggtccttatatggcacaaaggtaatggagaagtgccataagtgatgtacctttgcgttttaccttttcaaaggggtgttccacacttgtgttgtatttaaagttcattttgcaatctcttgttggcataattgtgacataggtccaagatatcagctgaatattgtcatactaattgaaagataaatcttgatacctggagtctagatgtcatctagcattttcttatcataacaagagacaacatgaaaattgcacaagtatggattatacaactagtgatcatgttcaaaaaatatcaattaaaaaccaccaattgatacaatttgagagataatcagatcactaattgcatattacactaagttctcctcaagttttagtgcacacatatatataaattcaattgatacctgttgagagtacttatttgcaacttaaagtaccattggcatacaaggagtatcaattgaacataatcatgtaaCATAGGGAACATgcacactatttaatcaattaagtgctagacaggagaatttataagctatgctacttcagatatttgcaatccaaaaggatgtgatacatatttaccaattttagatgacgttggagtagcatatacaagagaaactcattctcttatgaaatgtatagaagatacatttattggagcaaagaatctttgatacccatcaaatttgcagtggaagcgattgtctttgcccgaaggttcctttctaatttgagactacacacataatagacttgaaaatgaagttagtctcaaagattcaaattatagaccattctccccctaaatgtatgcatacaagtgacacacttgccttccacatataaagcttatgcacttggacttgtgaggtcaggggattaagttctacaatttgaaccttggtacaaataaagtatgaaaatatgaaattgcaccaatttaaggaattactcataatcaaacggtatactaatagacatgatatgcaatatttttaagccaagattcaagtgcaaccttatgatgtgacttaagatattgcatatacatgcatacactaacttgtaaaagcctagatacacaaatgtaatacaatagttcatggagtgacacacctttgttccatgccatatggtcttcattataatcatgaatttctatcttagcttttgataggcttgacattttgtATTgcgaggaatttaacctatactatggcacatcccactaaggatagaatactaaaacaactgaaggatagtaagttttcataccttggcctcttatcaacttcttcttactttagttgaatagtatcctttaagcttgtgatttatacaatttaaaacaagcaccatctcttatcatagattttctatggataaactcaacacaagagatggcattagtagcacaagcactagtttcttatttagcaaccctttatatgtgaagggcaaacgagttgctaaaatagagaaacatcataatatggactaaatttccttgaaccctcatgcacaatatattttgaatgacatggataatatgcatggttattcaatgaagtctaaagggatgacttaatccatattatggtgagtgtctaatatagaagaatcaaatccaaattaa
This genomic window contains:
- the LOC100286179 gene encoding Transcription repressor OFP8-like; amino-acid sequence: MSSGTGTGRSSTRRGRGGSFTLRHQPPVVDIGCNCRRPKLFSVFSSSLFRGGGKPKSPNASSTSTTTAFTATTAGGRSRSGTTTATSTDSSSWGPASFVATNSLYEEPVAAAVAPPQEREQQEARRRRRQQQQRRRRSRRAPAPARHGAVAEEEVDGEEQEQEYGRRVARESVAVAVDSAEPYEDFRESMVQMVVEKEIYAWDDLNDLLHQFLSLNSPRHHPLILHAFADLWTRNGLFCPPSPCQF